DNA sequence from the Nicotiana tomentosiformis chromosome 3, ASM39032v3, whole genome shotgun sequence genome:
AACACTTCTTCATTGAAATCAAAATTCTCCGACCATTGTCTAATAATAATTGGCCTACTATTGATTGTATAAGGACCATTCAGTATCACCTTCTCCCTCTCTTCATTGTTACCCATCATTGTGGAATAACACCTTAGGTTTCTGAACATTAACCCATTGGTTAGCTATGAATCTCTCAATAGCCCCAATTAATGGAGTATTCCCCACCACATAGAGTATAACAACTCGATTCCACTTTTGGTTTTCTTCTTCAATGTCCTATTCTATCAATTGTACCACTACTTTACCATCCTTCATCACTCGGGGTATGTAAGTTAGATTCATACCGTTCGCTGCCAATTTATTCTCCGAAAGTAGTCCTGCCCATGATCGTCCCTTCTCCACTGCTGGTACTGTGTTTTTCTGCTGAGTTTCCTTCTGGTTATCGAGTGCAATGGTCCTCTGTTCCTTATTTGGGCTTGCATGTACTGTTCCATTGAATTGCACCTTGCTCGAGCTTGGTTGCTCATTTGTAATCATCACTGTGCTATTTCCTTTGCCAGAATTCACCGTAGGTGTCGCTCGTTTGCTAGAACTCACTGGTGTAGCTGCTTGGACTCGATAATTGTCCAGATCCAGCCAATTTGAGTCGATGTCGCTGTCCTGGTCCTGCTCCTCCTCCTGCATTTTCTCCTTTACTTTAGTATTCTTTTTGCCTTGCTCGCGTGTGATAACATCCGTCAATTTCCTTTCCATTACTGGTGTTTTGTTGTTGTTCTTCTTCAGTCTTCCTCTTCCTCCCATTTCCGGCGATGGCGCAGGTTACTTAGTCACCTAACGTGCGCCGAGAGAGAAAGAAGTTTTTAttccaactttttttttttttacttatttataCTATTATAAAAGTACAAAACTTGAATACAAAATATTTATCATAGACAAAATGTGAGTGAAATCAATCATTAAAAAGGATAAAGAATGAAAGTAAAGAGCATAGAACGTTTTTAAACTTTTCATCTCTTTTGTTATAAAAATAGCTTAACCTCATTTTCTACATAAAATATCTATTTTAGAATCTTGATAAATTAAAagtaaatattatttttcttattttttagaaATGTGAAAACTAATTGATTTATTACAGGATTGGAATTAGCATAAAGTTTTTATACTCCATTTTATACCAACTGATCTGTTATAAAGATCGATTGTCCAAAATTTACAATTAATATTAAAATCTTCGTTATTTTTTTATACTCATTACTTGCCTTTTTTAAAATTCATTATCTTCTTATGTAATAACATTATGAATGTAACATTTATAAAGAGATGTTAGGGgaaatataataatataacatatttattttttgatacaataaattatttataattacaAATATTATGTAACTAATCCAACTAAATTCATTATCTTTTGCATGTTCAAAAGATATTGAATTTAACTATTCTGTCAATATAAATTAATTTCTATTATTTAAACATATATTGCATCTATTTTAACTTCAATTGCAATTTTTGAACAATTTTTTTGTCTTGTATATGACGCGAtgtacacgtgcaacgcacgtacactaaCCCTAGTAACAAATAAAAATGCAACGATAGTATAAAACTCAAATGTGCTATCAATACATATAAGTTGAATCCTGCCAAAATTAGCTTTCAGTCAACTTCAGTGGGAGAGTTTCAAACTTAAAATTAAGAAAGCTAAATGGATAGGCTGGATTTTGTTTTTCTCACAAGTTGATGCACAACTGCACAAGTAATCGACGCACTCCATAAATTGTTCCGTCAATTTGAGCCAAGAGTTGCCTTGCTTGGAATTAGGATGACATGTTAATTTTTTTGTTCACTTAATAAAATAGAAGAAAGAAGATGAAATTTCATCACCTTTCCCTCCTTTTTTGGGGGGGGTGGGGGGTGATGACTATCTTTTGAGATTAAATCGGACATAAGTAGAAGAAATTTGACAATGATAGGGAGTAATTATTAAATTTTCCATATTAAAATGATGGGGAGCTCTTCTAAAAAACTTAAGTCTATTTTATTTTACTgtcaaaaagagagaaaaaaaattatttgggaCGGTGAGAGAATCTagctttaatttgaaaaatattaaaGTCTATTTTACGCCGTTTAATTTTAGTGAACATAGTATGTGAGTTTTATAAACTATTTTTATACTCTTATGCTAGCTCAAAAGAAGTGCTAACGTTTGTCTACTATTACAAACGTGAAGTAGCACTAGTAAAATGTTCAATTTGACAATAACAGAAGGttatagcactagtatgtaaaaaATTGTTTAATTCGAGAATAACAAAAGGTTATGTGATCGAACGAGTATTCAAATAAAGTatacttaggggtcgtttggtagccgGTTAGAACGGAGTTATTCATGTATTAAAATTAGAATAACTTTATACATTGTTTGATTAGTAGAAGGGAAAAAAATAATCTCTACATAGAAGCTAGCAGCCTAGCATAAGTTATACAATGTTTGGttattttttcctcttttctaCATAAAATGTAGCATTGCTAATACAATGTTTGGTTCATGTTTTTCTTTTAAGCATAACTAATACATATATAAGTTATGAGGGAATCTATGTATTATTTATGCAGGATAATAGATggaataacttatacatgtattagtaataCTTGTATTAAAACACAAAATGACAAGAATACCCTTTGttcaaacttgtattttttttgtttaaaaatatatatttaaactatactaacaattttaataaaataaagtaagctaataataaataacactcaCATTACATTAATATTACTAATCCTTCTATAACTATTGCATAACTAATCCATGCATAACTAATCCAAACATAACTCAACCTTGCATAACTTATACCTGCATAACAAATACATGCATAACTAATCCCTGCATAACAAATCCTTGCATAACTTATTCTTGCATAACTAATACCTATATAACTAATCCATGCACTACTAATACCTGCATAACTAATACCgacaaccaaacgaccccttagtttGTCTAAGCACCTTTCTACTTGAAAATtgagaaaaagaaaaactaaagaAAGTACCTGATAGAGCTTGATAATTGTGGGACCATATAAAAGTCAGTACAAAACGTGAATATAAGCAAATTACTCTATTGTCGATATGAGTAGCGATCAAATCCGTAACCTACAAATGAGGGAccataattttagttttaaatttatAAAAGGAAGGTGAAAAGAAGAAACCCCAAATGCccaaacttttttaaaaaaagtccCCACATCTCTTTAATTGGCATTATGCTCTCTGTTTTCTATATTTCTCCAAGACAAACACTGCCAACTTTCGCAGAActcattattttttttaattctgtAAGGGGGAATGTGATAGTACAGTAAAGTATGTCCAAAGAGAGCCCCTACAAAGTACAAATCCATTCAAAATTTAGACAACTGAACAAAGTAACTTTGTATACAAAACTACTACAGTACATATAAACTACTTTTATGACACTATATTTATAGTAACCAAAgcttaattaacttaattaacaTGCATCATCAACCCGAAATTaaccaaaatttaaaaataaagttgaaagaaagaaaaaatcgaCAAACCAAATTGCTTAAGAAAGCACATACAGGGATTTGAGTGGTAAATGAAACATTTACTGATCAAGTGCATTAGGGCCAGTGCAATAATTCAGAATATGGTTCCACACCCATTGAACCAAAAACCTTCTTCTTAACCCATTCATATTATACGTGGCACCCTCTTTATCGTTCATCATTTGTCCGGTGTACGACCCGCCGCCGCCGGTACCGTAAATCCCTTCACAAAGATCCGCTATCTCCACTGGAAAAGTTGGGTCCTGACCCGCATACCACGCGTTTACTAACGGGTTCGTTGACAGCTCAGCAATCTCGTGAGCTATTACGCTTATCATTCCGTCAACTCCAACGTCGTTGTTAGGTGACTTCACGGCTTTAAAACCCGGCATATAATTCGGTACGGAAAACGGGTATGCACAAGTACCCGGACAAAGCTTGGCGGAGTTACCCACCCAAGCGTACGGCAAAGTGTACCCGACGATGGACGGGAAAGTGAAGTAATGGAATCCGCAAACGTTTTGGCAAAAGTCCTGAACGTACACGTCATCAGAAGTGAGCAATAAGTAGACGCCACTTTTCGGGTTTAACGGTAACGGTCGGGTACGAGCTGTAACGGCGGATTTTATCACTGACTGTACGGTTAACCGGGTTAAGGATTTACCATGTGAGTAAAACCGATCGTTTTTCTCGTCGCCGAGGTGGACATTACGGGAGATATTGGCTCCGGTCTGATCAGTGTAAAGCTGGACCGTTTTCCACCAGCCGGCAACTGAAGGCGGCTTAGAATCGTAGGCCGAGAATGAGCTGATGAAATCGCGGATAATACGCTTCTGGGACTTTCCCCACCGTCCGTACCAAATGGGATAAACGGTGATATTTGCAGTGAGAACAGGGCCCATATGATATTTCAAATGGACAAACTCCGACGAGCCCTCATATTTTTTAGACCCGCCGTAGATTAACTCGGTGGCATTGGGCTTTTGGTTGGGCCATGGACGCCACCCATTAACAGGCAAAGGGCccaagaaaaagaataaaaagacTCCGAGAAAACAAAATATCGCCGGCACCGGAGTAACCGGCCGGCGGTGAAAGTAATGGTGGGGCATTTTGGAGTGGAGGAGATGAGAAGAAAACTAAGAAGGGTGACAGTGGAGTAAAGGGTATTTATATGCACAAATTATCACATAAAGGTGAGTAAATTTTTGAATAGGTACAAAATTTGAATAGGGAGTTTGCCTTAGCTATAGGGAGGTGGTAATGGAAGACAGATGGATTCTTAAAAGTGTAAGCAGAGAAGTGGGACCAACAAAGGGAAGAGGTAGGGCCCAACTATCAATGAGTGATCATGATGGTGATCGTCGTCATTTCATCTGACCATATCTGATGATAAGTAAATTAAAGTATTTCGTATCAACTATAATAGCTATATTGCGCGGGAACCTAAAAAGGGTATTTTGGGAATTTAAAAGTATTCGGCACGTCTTTTAATCGATGATCGTATTTTTGGGACCGCAGCTGGTGGTGTCCCCTCTTTTTTTTGCTCCGGGAGGAACAAAGGCTTTTTCAAGTTTTTTAAAATGGAAATTCTACCCTGCAAAACATACCCCAGCGAAAAATTACACTGTTTGCACTCAAGCTAGGTTAAAGTTTTATTTTAATACTCCATATATTATATAGTATTATTTTTCTCAATGTAAAACGGTATAATTGAATTTGTAACGTAATTTATAGACATGTATATTAAATTGGTCCACGAATACAAAGTAATGAAGAGCAAAAAGTAAAATACTAAAAAATACAGAGTCCGGCTTTGAATTAAACTTCTCTGGAAGCAAGAACAAATATTTTGCAGAATGATGTTAACAGAATAATAGAGTAAAATAATCCTTTTTTCGTACAAGTATTGGCCGTCCTCCCAATAGAATGAAATCCTTTATGTATACTAGAGCTATGGAGAGTATGATTTACAAATTATCCCTCCTTAATTATCAAtattaatgctataataaaagtAATTAAAAGATAATAAAGAATAATAAGGCGTGATTAAAGCCTAATAAAAGCTACAACGGGCAATTGACTATGCAAAAGGCAGAATGCGAGTGGTGAAGTGTTTAAAATGATTGGTGTTGCTGCTGTCCAGActagagtgggttgctctagtggtaagtaTCATCCACTTACaattaagaggttgtgagttcgagtcatcccaaggTGGGAGTTCTTGTAGAGAGGAAggcgagggtctatcggaaacagtctctctaccccagggtaggggtaaggtctgcgtacgcacgaccctccccagaccccattaataaattatactgggttgttgttgtgttgCTTCTGTAACGTTTTTGTAACAGTCATATTTTGAATTGCTTCTTATCCGGCCACAGGTTTGTCTGGTATTATCATGGTTGAATTACTACCGACTGATTGTCCTAGACACATATTGCTTCCTAATTCACCCAACTTTTGAGACCGATTTTTCCGTATATATACAGCCAATAACTATAGTTTCGCTTGTAATGCAGTTTAGGTATAGGGTGGCGTTAGTTTTGAGGCTTTATTTCCTATTATAAATTGATAGCGATATTGATTTATTTTCAAGCAATGTGGCTTATCTTATGTGtgaattatttttgaaaaagttATGTATGCATACATTTAtaagttcttttccttttttatttcacATAACAGAGGTGGATGAATCTCTTTATTACTAAAGGGTGTCCCGGTAATTAAGTCATAATTTTTCAAGCTCACTGATTTAGCTTGTTATAAAAGTATACTAATATAGTTTATTACCACAAGTTTTCTTTCTGTTGAAACTTTTAGCGCAATGTCCAAAATTTTCCTACATCTTTATATTTAATGATGTATGTCGTCATAAACTTACTAATCTCAAGACCCTTAAAAGGTTATTTAAGTTGGTTGTCTTCCAAATTTGATCAGTATCGAAGTTATTTACTCTTATTGTGCAGAACAAGGATAATGCGTTCTACGATATGTCATCAAAATCCTATGATGTTTAGCTTATTTAACTGTTTTGATCATGTAACATTTATGTATTCGCAATCTCTTCTGTTCTAATGATTGTCCTGCGCTAAAACGGGGTCTAGAGGAATCAATAAATGATCCGTCATTAACAATAAGCGGAATAAATGTTGGGCTAATAAGCAGAAGCGAAGCGAAGGTTATGAAATTGATGTCCTAATCCTTTTAAGTTATtagattttaaattaataattaatatattttaaataaattttattagaCAAATACAAGATGTAAACCAAAATTATTGTATTCGGCTGAACCCGTAACTGATGG
Encoded proteins:
- the LOC104112976 gene encoding protein EXORDIUM-like 3, with translation MPHHYFHRRPVTPVPAIFCFLGVFLFFFLGPLPVNGWRPWPNQKPNATELIYGGSKKYEGSSEFVHLKYHMGPVLTANITVYPIWYGRWGKSQKRIIRDFISSFSAYDSKPPSVAGWWKTVQLYTDQTGANISRNVHLGDEKNDRFYSHGKSLTRLTVQSVIKSAVTARTRPLPLNPKSGVYLLLTSDDVYVQDFCQNVCGFHYFTFPSIVGYTLPYAWVGNSAKLCPGTCAYPFSVPNYMPGFKAVKSPNNDVGVDGMISVIAHEIAELSTNPLVNAWYAGQDPTFPVEIADLCEGIYGTGGGGSYTGQMMNDKEGATYNMNGLRRRFLVQWVWNHILNYCTGPNALDQ